A part of Prolixibacteraceae bacterium genomic DNA contains:
- a CDS encoding transposase, which produces MLQNKSTKVFSETQSFFSSSEKGINRIISLYKLLNLRQLKLGNKELPQSTYFKGDILLGLLLFPIFSIPNIYSYSKHYLSEMLEAQKNTFYRFKNNSQIDWRTIVSSCNNKLFGQIAKNSHSDDCNQAERCLIIDDTDFEKSTYKTEHVSKIWSHVTHRYIFGFKGLFLGLWDGKSYFTLDFSLHKERGKNKKTPFGLTAKQRKKQFSKKRSTKSNGFNREKELVIDKITMAKEMMVNAIKQGITVDYILMDSWFFCDSILKTVISNGMHLVAMAKMSSAKYSFKDKEYSTKELALLLKQRKRVKWVKSLSLYCAEVTVKYKGTDVKLFFCKNSKRGKWHLLVSSNTKLSIEKAYQIYSIRWSIEVFFKESKNYFGLGKSQSSDFDAQIADLSVAIIEFNVFSLAKRFEAYETLGGIFAHVKDQGMELVIVQRIWGFILELMRTLAEIIDSDFNELIISVLKNKPENNKFFRLIESMVYEPE; this is translated from the coding sequence ATGCTTCAGAATAAAAGTACAAAAGTTTTTTCAGAGACACAGAGTTTTTTCAGTTCAAGTGAAAAAGGAATTAATCGAATTATTAGCCTTTACAAGTTACTCAACTTAAGACAACTGAAATTAGGAAATAAAGAGTTGCCTCAGTCTACTTACTTCAAAGGTGACATACTATTAGGCTTACTACTTTTCCCAATTTTCTCTATCCCTAATATTTATAGCTACAGTAAGCATTATCTATCAGAGATGTTAGAAGCACAAAAGAATACATTCTATCGATTTAAAAATAACAGCCAGATAGATTGGCGTACTATAGTTTCATCATGTAATAATAAACTCTTTGGTCAAATAGCCAAAAACTCTCACTCTGATGACTGTAATCAAGCAGAAAGATGCTTAATTATTGACGATACTGATTTTGAGAAGTCTACCTACAAAACTGAACATGTTAGTAAAATATGGTCGCATGTAACCCATCGTTATATATTTGGTTTTAAAGGATTATTTCTAGGTTTATGGGATGGCAAAAGCTATTTTACATTGGACTTCTCTCTACATAAAGAAAGAGGGAAGAATAAAAAGACTCCATTTGGACTCACTGCCAAACAACGTAAAAAACAGTTCTCAAAGAAACGATCAACAAAGAGTAATGGGTTTAACCGAGAGAAAGAACTCGTTATTGATAAAATAACGATGGCAAAAGAGATGATGGTAAATGCTATTAAACAAGGAATTACAGTAGACTACATACTTATGGACAGTTGGTTCTTCTGTGATTCAATATTAAAAACTGTGATCTCTAATGGTATGCATCTTGTTGCAATGGCTAAGATGTCTAGTGCTAAATATTCTTTCAAAGACAAAGAATATAGCACCAAAGAACTTGCTCTCTTACTTAAACAGCGAAAGAGAGTAAAATGGGTAAAGTCACTTAGTCTATATTGTGCAGAAGTCACAGTGAAATATAAAGGTACAGATGTAAAACTATTCTTTTGCAAGAACAGTAAGCGAGGGAAATGGCATTTATTGGTATCTTCAAATACAAAGCTGAGCATAGAGAAAGCTTATCAGATATATAGTATTAGATGGAGTATTGAGGTCTTTTTTAAGGAATCAAAGAACTATTTTGGTTTAGGAAAATCTCAATCGAGTGATTTTGATGCTCAAATAGCAGATCTATCTGTAGCTATTATTGAGTTTAACGTTTTTAGTTTAGCAAAAAGGTTCGAGGCATATGAGACGCTAGGTGGAATCTTTGCTCATGTAAAAGATCAAGGAATGGAACTTGTAATAGTACAACGAATTTGGGGTTTTATCCTCGAATTGATGAGAACTCTCGCAGAAATCATCGATAGTGATTTTAATGAATTGATAATCAGTGTACTTAAAAATAAACCCGAAAATAATAAATTCTTTAGGCTCATTGAATCAATGGTTTATGAACCTGAATAA
- a CDS encoding U32 family peptidase — MRKRDIEIMAPVGSYESLMAAIQAGAGSVYFGVEKLNMRSRSSFNFTLEDLKEIVRRCEEASVKSYLTVNTVIFDEEFTKIKEIIVTAKEAGVSAIIAADMGVIQLCRDLDMEVHISTQVNITNYEAVKFYANFADVVVLAREVSMDRVKYIHDRIIEEDLRGPNGELIRIEMFVHGALCMAVSGKCYLSLHERQSSANRGACSQVCRRAYIVTDKQTGEELEVDNEYIMSPKDLKTIHFLNKVLDAGVTVLKVEGRARSAEYVDTAVTCYREAIDAYFNDEFTEEKIASWDARLSEVFNRGFWDGYYLGQRLGEWSHKYGSKATKKKAIAGKTTNYFGKLQVGEFLLQSGTLEVGDEILITGPTTGVVKTKVSELRYELESVQKVEKGQLFSMPIETKVRRADKLYKIVDASEVNDGQ; from the coding sequence ATGAGAAAGAGAGATATAGAGATAATGGCGCCCGTTGGCTCTTATGAGTCTTTAATGGCTGCAATTCAAGCAGGAGCAGGGTCGGTTTATTTTGGAGTAGAGAAGCTGAATATGCGTTCTCGCTCATCGTTTAACTTCACATTAGAAGATCTAAAAGAGATTGTTCGTCGTTGTGAAGAGGCTAGTGTAAAAAGTTACTTGACGGTAAACACGGTGATCTTTGATGAGGAGTTTACGAAAATAAAGGAGATTATCGTGACTGCAAAAGAGGCGGGGGTGTCTGCTATTATTGCTGCTGATATGGGGGTGATACAGTTATGTAGAGACCTTGATATGGAGGTGCATATCTCAACTCAGGTAAATATAACAAACTACGAGGCGGTGAAGTTTTATGCTAACTTTGCAGATGTTGTAGTACTTGCACGTGAGGTTTCAATGGATCGTGTGAAATATATCCATGATCGTATTATTGAAGAGGATTTACGAGGACCGAATGGAGAGTTGATCCGTATTGAGATGTTTGTCCATGGGGCTTTATGTATGGCAGTTTCAGGTAAATGTTATTTAAGTCTTCATGAGCGTCAGTCTTCTGCGAACCGTGGTGCTTGTAGTCAGGTTTGTCGCCGTGCTTATATTGTAACAGACAAGCAGACTGGTGAAGAGTTGGAAGTGGATAATGAGTATATTATGTCTCCAAAGGATTTGAAGACGATTCATTTTCTGAATAAAGTGTTAGATGCTGGTGTTACAGTATTGAAGGTTGAGGGGCGCGCACGTTCTGCGGAATATGTGGATACGGCAGTGACTTGTTACCGCGAAGCGATCGATGCTTATTTTAATGATGAGTTCACCGAAGAGAAGATTGCATCTTGGGATGCACGTTTGTCTGAAGTGTTTAACCGTGGATTCTGGGATGGATATTACTTAGGTCAACGTCTAGGTGAGTGGAGTCATAAATATGGGTCTAAAGCGACAAAGAAGAAGGCGATTGCAGGAAAGACAACGAACTATTTTGGTAAGTTACAGGTAGGGGAATTCCTTCTTCAGTCTGGAACGCTTGAGGTTGGTGATGAGATTCTGATTACGGGTCCAACTACAGGGGTGGTGAAGACAAAAGTAAGTGAACTTAGATATGAGTTAGAATCGGTTCAGAAAGTAGAGAAAGGACAACTTTTCTCTATGCCTATCGAAACGAAGGTAAGAAGAGCCGATAAGCTATATAAAATTGTGGATGCTTCTGAGGTCAATGATGGACAGTAA
- the ribB gene encoding 3,4-dihydroxy-2-butanone-4-phosphate synthase: MSEKDITWFGATYKERIERAVTDLQAGKGVLLVDDEDRENEGDIIYAANQMSVADMALMIRTCSGIVCLCMTDEKCQSLDLPPMVEKNNSQNQTAFTVTIEAKEGVTTGVSAADRITTIRTAIKEGAKPEDLARPGHVFPLRAKSGGVFDRRGHTEGSIDIVRLAGLGDSAVLCEVTNEDGTMARLPEIIQLGLEHDMCVLTIEDIYQYRKSEQ; encoded by the coding sequence ATGTCAGAAAAAGATATCACGTGGTTTGGTGCGACCTATAAGGAGCGTATTGAAAGAGCAGTAACGGATTTACAAGCAGGTAAAGGGGTTTTGCTTGTGGATGATGAAGATCGTGAAAATGAGGGCGATATTATCTATGCTGCGAATCAAATGAGCGTCGCAGATATGGCCTTGATGATTCGTACGTGTAGTGGGATCGTCTGTTTGTGTATGACCGACGAGAAGTGTCAGTCGTTAGATCTTCCTCCTATGGTTGAGAAAAATAATAGCCAGAACCAAACTGCTTTTACGGTGACTATTGAAGCCAAAGAGGGGGTGACTACAGGTGTTTCTGCTGCGGATCGAATTACGACGATACGTACTGCGATTAAAGAGGGGGCTAAACCTGAAGATTTGGCAAGACCTGGTCATGTGTTTCCTTTGAGAGCAAAGAGCGGTGGCGTTTTTGATCGAAGAGGTCATACTGAAGGAAGTATCGACATTGTTCGATTGGCTGGATTGGGAGATAGTGCTGTGTTGTGTGAAGTAACTAACGAAGATGGTACGATGGCTCGTTTGCCAGAGATTATCCAATTGGGATTAGAACATGACATGTGTGTGTTGACCATTGAGGATATTTATCAATATAGAAAAAGTGAGCAGTAA
- a CDS encoding glycine--tRNA ligase yields the protein MAQEDIFKKLVAHCKEYGYVFQSSEIYDGLGAVYDYGQNGVELKNNIKKYWWDSMVKLHENVVGIDSAIFMHPTIWKASGHVDAFNDPLVDNKDSKKRYRADVLIEDQIAKFEVKIEKEVAKAAKRFGETFDKDQFVQTNPRVLANQEKINVLHTRFADALNANDLEEIREIIIDYKIVCPISGTCNWTDVRQFNLMFSTEMGSTAEGANTIYLRPETAQGIFVNYLNVQKTGRMKLPFGIAQIGKAFRNEIVARQFVFRMREFEQMEMQFFVKPGTELDWFGKWKETRMSWHKALGFGDDNYRFHEHEKLAHYANAAVDVEYRFPFGFKEVEGIHSRTDFDLKQHQEYSGKKIQYFDPELGESYVPYVVETSIGVDRMFLQVMAASYCEEELEGANGKKDTRVVLRLPAPLAPIKLAVMPLVKKDGLPEKAREIIDSMKFDFNCQYDEKDSIGKRYRRQDAIGTPFCVTVDHQSLEDNTVTIRYRDTMEQERIEISKLKHMIADNINFTSLYSMLK from the coding sequence ATGGCTCAAGAAGATATTTTCAAAAAGCTTGTTGCTCATTGTAAAGAGTATGGATATGTATTCCAATCTAGTGAAATCTATGACGGATTGGGAGCTGTTTATGACTATGGTCAAAATGGTGTAGAGTTGAAAAATAACATCAAGAAATATTGGTGGGATTCAATGGTCAAACTACACGAAAATGTTGTAGGTATTGACTCTGCAATTTTTATGCACCCAACTATTTGGAAAGCATCAGGCCATGTCGATGCATTCAATGATCCATTGGTTGACAACAAGGATTCAAAGAAGAGATATCGTGCTGATGTTTTAATTGAGGATCAAATTGCTAAGTTTGAAGTAAAGATTGAAAAAGAGGTAGCTAAAGCGGCAAAACGTTTTGGTGAAACTTTCGATAAAGATCAATTTGTTCAAACCAACCCAAGAGTATTAGCGAATCAAGAGAAGATTAATGTTCTTCATACACGTTTCGCCGATGCATTAAATGCGAACGACCTAGAGGAAATTCGTGAGATCATCATCGATTATAAGATTGTATGTCCTATCTCAGGAACTTGTAATTGGACAGATGTACGTCAATTCAACTTGATGTTCTCAACAGAGATGGGATCTACAGCGGAAGGTGCAAATACGATTTATCTACGTCCTGAAACGGCTCAAGGTATTTTTGTAAACTACCTTAATGTTCAGAAAACGGGTCGTATGAAATTGCCATTTGGTATTGCTCAAATTGGTAAAGCATTCCGTAACGAGATCGTTGCACGTCAGTTTGTCTTCCGTATGCGTGAGTTTGAACAGATGGAGATGCAATTCTTTGTGAAGCCAGGAACTGAATTAGATTGGTTTGGTAAATGGAAAGAGACTCGTATGAGTTGGCACAAAGCACTTGGATTTGGAGATGACAACTACCGTTTTCACGAACATGAGAAACTTGCACACTATGCAAATGCTGCTGTAGATGTGGAGTATCGTTTCCCATTTGGATTCAAAGAGGTAGAAGGAATCCACTCTAGAACAGACTTTGACTTAAAGCAACACCAAGAGTATTCAGGGAAAAAGATTCAGTATTTCGATCCTGAGCTAGGTGAATCATACGTACCTTATGTTGTAGAAACATCGATTGGAGTCGATCGTATGTTCTTACAAGTGATGGCTGCATCATATTGTGAAGAGGAGTTAGAAGGGGCAAACGGAAAGAAAGACACACGTGTTGTTCTTCGTCTTCCTGCACCACTTGCACCAATCAAATTGGCCGTAATGCCATTGGTTAAGAAAGATGGTCTTCCAGAGAAAGCTCGTGAGATTATTGATAGTATGAAATTCGACTTCAACTGTCAGTATGATGAGAAAGATTCTATCGGAAAACGTTACCGTCGTCAAGATGCTATCGGAACACCTTTCTGTGTGACAGTAGATCACCAATCATTAGAAGACAATACCGTAACCATACGTTATAGAGATACAATGGAGCAAGAGCGTATTGAAATTAGTAAGTTGAAGCATATGATTGCTGACAACATCAATTTCACTTCTCTCTACTCAATGCTTAAGTAA
- a CDS encoding undecaprenyl-diphosphate phosphatase has protein sequence MDHLQAFLLGLLQGLTEFLPVSSSGHLALGSHFLGIEEENNLLFTIVVHGATVLSTIVVFRKDIWSLIKAIFSFQWNEETQYIAKLIVSMIPIGVAGVLFKDQIEALFDGNIVFVGCMLLLTACLLSFTYFFKRKNDREVGFKDAIIIGIAQAMAVVPGISRSGSTIATGLLLGDKKDSVAKFSFLMVLAPIIGANLLEVVGGDLTSAPSVSVTVLMTGFVTAFLSGLLACKWMINIVKRGKLIYFAIYCAVVGLISIFVG, from the coding sequence ATGGATCATTTACAAGCATTTCTGTTAGGACTACTTCAAGGCTTAACAGAATTTCTACCTGTAAGCTCAAGTGGACACCTTGCATTAGGTAGCCACTTTTTAGGTATTGAAGAGGAGAACAATCTACTCTTTACTATTGTGGTGCATGGCGCAACCGTGTTGAGTACTATCGTTGTATTCCGTAAAGACATTTGGAGTCTTATTAAGGCAATCTTTTCATTTCAGTGGAATGAAGAGACCCAATATATTGCAAAGCTGATTGTGTCTATGATCCCAATCGGTGTAGCAGGAGTGCTTTTTAAAGATCAAATTGAGGCACTATTTGATGGCAATATTGTGTTTGTTGGATGTATGTTACTACTCACCGCATGTTTGCTGTCGTTTACCTATTTCTTTAAAAGGAAGAACGATAGAGAAGTGGGTTTTAAAGATGCAATCATTATTGGTATTGCACAAGCCATGGCTGTTGTACCAGGGATTTCACGTTCTGGATCGACCATTGCTACAGGACTACTTCTGGGAGATAAAAAAGATTCGGTAGCAAAATTTTCATTCTTAATGGTACTGGCACCAATTATTGGCGCAAACCTATTAGAAGTAGTAGGTGGAGACCTTACATCAGCACCCTCGGTGTCTGTAACTGTTTTGATGACAGGGTTTGTAACGGCCTTCTTATCTGGGCTTCTAGCATGTAAATGGATGATCAATATAGTCAAAAGAGGGAAGCTGATATATTTCGCAATTTATTGTGCAGTTGTCGGATTAATTTCTATCTTTGTAGGCTGA
- a CDS encoding DUF5723 family protein: MLKLINPKIFRRKGARVSVLTFLFLCFSLGNVHSQELTLYFMDGVPQAGDFNPAHYPYTGVGYIGVPGFGRVDAGARTNGIRYSDMFRKGTGNRKDSLVLDMSTLYDATSDYNYIYQESSLSLLGFGFRMGENVFMFDYSTRNIAYGSFNKSLIDILYKGNSAFDAPVTGDTQVMNSKNIGLEAYQFNQIALGFSRGYNDKIVIGFRAKLLFGLAALKTEDLNFDVKTKMDGTLLEVTPEGKLYGAGPLDYTMVEKQKKPDYPYTHQPHLSHVGLPTFNTSYFTNFSNIGGALDLGVEYKYSSELIFGFSIVDLGFIQWNDQVKTFEQNGSFKYTGVDISNGFNENAPNYENPSNAFSSLTDSITNSFYFYPGSGSFKSVLPMKTYFSVGYRPNWWLTLGSISRLRFQEWKPCFSTTLSAGVLISEWLNLSTSYSYIEGSFDNIGFGLATRGGPVQFYIATDNILPIFNPTSMHGVSCRFGINIILGMNKYGSDNFIDYDL; encoded by the coding sequence ATGTTAAAACTAATTAACCCTAAGATATTTCGACGAAAAGGAGCTAGAGTAAGTGTTCTAACGTTTCTTTTCTTATGCTTTAGTCTTGGAAATGTCCATTCCCAGGAATTAACGCTATACTTTATGGATGGAGTTCCTCAGGCAGGAGATTTTAATCCAGCCCATTATCCTTACACTGGTGTTGGATATATAGGTGTTCCTGGTTTTGGACGAGTAGATGCTGGTGCTAGAACTAATGGGATCAGATATTCGGATATGTTTCGTAAGGGGACGGGCAACAGAAAAGACTCATTGGTTTTGGATATGTCTACTCTTTATGATGCTACCAGTGATTATAACTATATTTATCAAGAAAGCTCACTTAGTTTATTAGGCTTTGGTTTTCGTATGGGTGAGAATGTATTTATGTTTGACTACTCCACACGTAATATTGCCTATGGTTCATTCAATAAGAGTTTAATAGATATTCTTTATAAAGGGAATAGTGCTTTTGATGCTCCTGTGACAGGGGATACTCAAGTGATGAATTCAAAGAATATAGGACTTGAAGCATATCAATTTAATCAAATAGCCTTAGGTTTCTCTAGGGGGTATAATGATAAGATTGTCATTGGTTTTAGGGCAAAACTTCTCTTTGGACTTGCTGCACTAAAGACGGAAGACTTAAATTTCGATGTTAAAACAAAAATGGACGGAACGCTATTAGAAGTTACTCCCGAGGGGAAACTTTATGGTGCGGGTCCTCTTGATTATACGATGGTTGAGAAACAAAAGAAGCCTGATTATCCGTATACACATCAACCACACCTAAGTCATGTTGGTTTACCGACCTTTAATACTTCATATTTTACAAACTTTAGTAATATTGGAGGAGCGCTTGATTTAGGGGTTGAGTATAAGTATAGTAGTGAATTAATCTTCGGATTTAGTATTGTCGACCTAGGTTTTATACAGTGGAATGACCAGGTGAAGACATTTGAACAAAATGGTTCTTTTAAATACACAGGAGTAGATATCTCGAATGGATTTAATGAAAATGCTCCTAATTATGAGAATCCATCTAATGCTTTCTCTTCATTGACAGACTCTATTACAAATTCGTTCTATTTCTACCCTGGATCAGGAAGCTTTAAGTCGGTACTACCTATGAAGACATATTTCTCTGTAGGTTACCGTCCTAACTGGTGGTTGACTCTAGGTTCGATATCTCGTTTGCGATTTCAAGAGTGGAAACCATGTTTTTCTACAACACTATCTGCAGGGGTCCTTATTTCGGAGTGGTTGAATTTATCTACAAGTTATTCTTATATCGAAGGTTCATTTGACAATATCGGCTTTGGCTTAGCTACAAGAGGTGGTCCTGTCCAATTTTATATTGCGACGGACAACATTCTTCCTATATTTAACCCCACATCAATGCATGGTGTTTCATGTCGCTTTGGTATAAATATCATACTAGGAATGAATAAGTATGGTAGTGATAACTTTATCGATTATGACTTATAG
- a CDS encoding DUF4834 family protein, with amino-acid sequence MIKPLVILGIVSFLRTVLVILLVYYGVRLLLQVVSPYLKKWIQKKAMEKMGGFSNGGFNQQETTKEEGEVTIDKNKTSTDKPSKTTIKDQGEYVDFEEVD; translated from the coding sequence ATGATTAAACCATTGGTAATTTTAGGAATTGTAAGTTTTCTTAGAACGGTACTGGTCATTCTTCTAGTGTATTATGGGGTGAGATTATTGTTGCAGGTAGTCTCTCCATATTTAAAGAAATGGATTCAGAAGAAAGCAATGGAAAAAATGGGCGGTTTTTCCAACGGAGGTTTTAACCAACAAGAGACAACAAAAGAGGAAGGTGAGGTAACCATCGATAAGAATAAAACCAGTACGGATAAGCCTTCTAAGACTACAATAAAGGATCAGGGAGAATATGTCGATTTCGAGGAAGTTGATTAA
- the queA gene encoding tRNA preQ1(34) S-adenosylmethionine ribosyltransferase-isomerase QueA: MKLSKFKYNLPPELVATHPSYNRDESRLLVLDRESGKIEHKVFKDVLDYFDNKDVMVFNNTKVFPARLYGNKEKTGAQIEVFLLRELNREQRLWDVLVDPARKIRIGNKLYFGDDDAMVAEVIDNTTSRGRTLRFLYDGPYDEFKEALYNLGETPLPKIIGRPVEDDDAERYQTIYAKNEGAVAAPTAGLHFSRELMKRLEIKGIDFAEVTLHVGLGNFRTVDVEDLTKHKMDSEQIWIEDKAVDVVNNAKKNKQRICAVGTTVMRTLESSVSTTGHLKPYEGWTNKFIFPPYEFQVANSMISNLHTPLSTLLMMVSAFGGYDAVMEAYNVAIKEEYRFGTYGDAMLII, translated from the coding sequence ATGAAGCTGTCAAAATTTAAATACAATTTACCTCCAGAATTAGTTGCAACTCATCCTTCTTATAACAGAGACGAATCACGTCTTCTTGTTTTGGATAGAGAAAGTGGTAAAATTGAGCATAAAGTATTCAAGGATGTACTTGATTACTTTGACAACAAAGATGTGATGGTTTTTAATAACACGAAAGTGTTTCCAGCACGCCTTTATGGTAATAAAGAAAAAACAGGAGCACAAATTGAGGTTTTCCTATTGAGAGAACTGAATAGGGAGCAAAGACTTTGGGATGTACTTGTGGATCCTGCTAGAAAGATTCGTATCGGAAATAAACTGTATTTCGGTGATGATGATGCGATGGTGGCGGAAGTAATCGACAATACAACATCTCGCGGTAGAACACTTCGCTTTCTTTATGATGGTCCTTATGACGAGTTTAAAGAGGCACTTTATAACTTGGGAGAGACACCTCTACCTAAGATTATCGGGCGCCCAGTAGAAGACGATGATGCCGAGAGATATCAAACTATTTATGCTAAGAATGAAGGTGCCGTTGCTGCTCCAACAGCAGGTCTACACTTTAGTAGAGAGCTAATGAAGCGCCTTGAGATTAAAGGTATTGATTTTGCTGAGGTGACATTACATGTAGGTTTAGGAAACTTCCGTACTGTGGATGTAGAGGACCTTACAAAACATAAGATGGATTCGGAACAGATATGGATCGAAGACAAAGCTGTGGATGTCGTAAACAATGCAAAGAAGAATAAGCAGAGGATATGTGCTGTAGGAACCACTGTCATGAGAACACTGGAGTCTTCCGTGTCGACAACAGGGCACCTAAAGCCATATGAAGGATGGACAAATAAATTCATCTTCCCTCCATATGAGTTCCAAGTGGCAAATAGCATGATCTCCAATCTACATACACCTCTAAGTACACTACTTATGATGGTAAGTGCATTTGGTGGTTACGATGCCGTGATGGAAGCATATAATGTTGCAATTAAAGAAGAGTATCGTTTTGGTACATATGGAGATGCAATGTTAATTATATAA
- the truB gene encoding tRNA pseudouridine(55) synthase TruB, giving the protein MDSFDFKDGEVLAFDKPLEWTSFNVVGKVRHKICRYLGVKKLKVGHAGTLDPMATGLMVLCTGKATKKIEQIQGTEKEYIAELKLGATTPSFDVESEEDAEYPYQHINREIIDKVLPQFIGEIDQVPPIFSAVKVNGRRAYDLARKGEEIELRSKKITIKEIEVLEFKEQHLSLRVVCGKGTYIRSLARDFGEALESGAYLTGLRRTRVGDFKVDQAYTIEDFCSFLDEAIQAKKEEK; this is encoded by the coding sequence TTGGATTCATTTGATTTTAAAGATGGTGAAGTGTTGGCTTTTGATAAGCCACTAGAGTGGACATCATTTAATGTGGTAGGGAAAGTCAGACATAAGATTTGTCGCTACTTAGGTGTGAAGAAGTTGAAAGTGGGGCATGCAGGAACGTTAGATCCTATGGCAACAGGATTAATGGTTCTTTGCACAGGTAAAGCCACTAAGAAGATAGAGCAGATTCAAGGTACAGAGAAAGAGTATATTGCAGAGCTAAAGCTAGGAGCAACTACGCCATCTTTCGATGTGGAGTCCGAAGAAGATGCAGAATATCCTTATCAACATATCAATAGAGAAATTATTGACAAGGTGTTACCACAATTTATCGGAGAGATAGATCAGGTTCCACCCATCTTTTCTGCTGTAAAAGTTAATGGTCGTCGTGCTTATGACTTGGCCCGAAAAGGAGAAGAGATCGAGTTGAGATCGAAAAAAATAACGATTAAAGAGATCGAAGTCCTAGAGTTTAAAGAACAACATCTCTCTTTGCGTGTTGTTTGTGGTAAAGGAACATATATTCGTTCTCTTGCAAGAGATTTCGGAGAAGCCCTTGAAAGTGGCGCCTACCTCACAGGATTACGTAGAACACGTGTTGGGGATTTTAAGGTAGACCAAGCTTATACTATCGAGGATTTCTGTAGTTTCTTAGACGAAGCAATACAAGCAAAGAAAGAAGAGAAATAA
- a CDS encoding T9SS type A sorting domain-containing protein, which produces MNNLYHTYALKAWKRRLSCLLVLLLATTFTYAQDKIKILHQNILYYGKDVYDCDQNNNDRDVKTDGLKDLFKYVQPDIFTCNEMDDDQADIDYLLDNALNQDGRTSFVAAPKYGSYLLNQLYYDSNKLELASSESLHLGGYERSADFYSLNTKDTPKVNGVATEFIHIVLLHLKSSAGSQNESRRAEQIRKVMVKLDELGWTDNVFIIGDLNLYNSNESAYQQMVDATRAGIHFSDPISQEGAWHNEEVYSLYHTQSTHMIGGCSVGGGSDDRFDFILTDSKTKEGEGYWKYVKGSYDVVGQDGKHFNMDITDGINDMYPSAIINAIYNISDHYPVTISISKSSTPVNDVYKDNAKIIENPVEEEVRIEGLPHGKVIFEVYSSLGVKVDTGTLNNQEGQLTLRLTQPSGIYVVKIIDANGDMHRLKVVKK; this is translated from the coding sequence ATGAATAATTTATACCATACTTACGCACTGAAAGCATGGAAGCGTCGTCTGAGTTGCCTTCTAGTCTTACTACTTGCTACTACTTTTACCTATGCACAGGATAAGATTAAGATCCTTCATCAAAATATTCTCTATTATGGAAAGGATGTATATGATTGTGACCAAAATAATAATGATAGAGATGTCAAGACAGATGGATTGAAAGATCTATTCAAATATGTGCAACCAGATATATTTACATGTAATGAGATGGATGATGATCAGGCTGATATCGACTATCTGTTAGATAATGCATTGAATCAAGATGGTCGTACTTCATTCGTTGCTGCGCCAAAATACGGATCGTATTTATTAAATCAACTATATTATGATAGCAATAAGCTAGAGTTGGCTTCCTCTGAATCATTACATCTTGGGGGTTATGAACGAAGTGCTGATTTCTACTCTTTAAATACAAAAGATACACCCAAAGTGAATGGTGTTGCAACAGAATTCATTCATATTGTATTGTTACATCTAAAATCAAGCGCAGGAAGTCAGAATGAGAGTCGAAGAGCAGAACAGATACGTAAAGTGATGGTTAAGCTTGATGAACTTGGTTGGACAGACAACGTATTTATTATTGGAGACTTGAACTTGTATAACTCGAATGAATCTGCCTATCAGCAGATGGTGGATGCAACGCGTGCAGGAATCCACTTTTCAGATCCTATAAGTCAAGAGGGAGCTTGGCATAATGAAGAGGTGTATAGTTTATACCATACCCAATCCACTCACATGATTGGTGGTTGTTCCGTAGGAGGAGGTTCAGATGATCGTTTTGATTTTATTTTGACCGATTCAAAAACAAAGGAGGGAGAAGGATATTGGAAATATGTTAAGGGTTCTTATGATGTGGTAGGCCAAGATGGAAAGCATTTCAATATGGATATTACCGATGGAATAAATGATATGTATCCCTCTGCGATAATTAATGCGATTTATAATATCTCAGATCACTACCCAGTAACGATTTCGATAAGTAAATCATCAACTCCAGTGAATGATGTTTATAAAGACAATGCTAAGATCATAGAAAATCCAGTAGAAGAAGAGGTGAGAATCGAAGGACTTCCACATGGAAAAGTTATATTTGAGGTGTATTCATCGTTAGGTGTAAAAGTGGATACTGGAACATTAAATAATCAAGAAGGTCAATTAACGTTAAGATTGACACAACCTTCTGGTATTTATGTTGTTAAAATTATAGATGCGAACGGTGATATGCATCGTTTGAAGGTTGTTAAAAAGTAG